The region AACAGCtgtggcggctctttgagcccaaggaGCGAGCAcggcagccattggcggaggccgctgcctccgGCTGTCAATCCTGCggtccggccccgccccaccggcggagcgtggcaggacgcagggccgcgggggCTGTCGGGACGGCTCCAAGATGGCCGGGTTCTTGGGGTCCGCACCTGCTGGCGGCCCCGAGCCTCGTTCACTGCCACTGCTGCTGACCGGAGCCGCCAGTCAGCCCGGGGACTCCAGGGGTTGTCCCCGCGGGGCGGAaggccgccatggcgaccctTGAAAAGCCGGTGAAAGCCTTGgagtccctcaagtccttccGGCAACAGCAGCGGCCGCCTCAGCCGCCTCAGGCCTCTCATCCGGAACCGCCGCAGCCGCtgcctcagccggtaccgccgccgccgcctcagccccctcagccggcaccgccgcccgcccggccgtGGCCCAGGAGCtgctgcacagacggtgagtccctgcgtACCCCGACCCCACGGCCGCAGGCCCACCCGCGGtccccatgcccctcccccatcctgcgcGGGTCTGTGTCCCTTCTTCGGCCTCCCCCAAAGGCCCCGAGGCGGTCCGGGCCCCAGGCCACTGCTTTCCCAGCTacgaaactcgggaaggaacagGGCTGTGTTGTGAGCCTAGGCCACGCTTCACGTTCGGCTTCCTCcgggccactccccacccctctcttccTGGGTCGAGGTGTGAGATtttatcttcccttttcaactgaagTTTTGAAAGTGTTTCAGATAATTGTCAAAACGCTATGCATGCAAAACactaggttaacttaagggagggagtaggagagaagaggaaaggagcgaagttcacgGGTCACTTCCTGTGGGGGTGGGTTAGATGGTCACAGTGGTGAGCGGGTAACTGTCACATGGCTCAATATACTTATTATAGTCATTACTCTTACTAACCCCCGACAGCACTGGTATAGAGGAGGTATGACCAcggaacatgtgctcattgagcttaattttacacaaacagtaagatttCCATGGAATCAAAACAGGCAATAAatgccagctgcagaggacagcttgtgcagggttgggaaacagcatggcatgatcagaactttagtttgactggcttgaaatgtagagggaatgggaaacttcacactgatgaatcagagaggatacagctgtttttattaaactaaaat is a window of Vicugna pacos unplaced genomic scaffold, VicPac4 SAC-SAT, whole genome shotgun sequence DNA encoding:
- the LOC107035121 gene encoding uncharacterized protein isoform X4; translation: MATLEKPVKALESLKSFRQQQRPPQPPQASHPEPPQPLPQPVPPPPPQPPQPAPPPARPWPRSCCTDGRLKCMFITSRKSQAFMM